A single genomic interval of Fibrobacter sp. UWB15 harbors:
- a CDS encoding DUF1353 domain-containing protein yields the protein MKLENIEIENPPILVTIAGDRYFRMEKKLVIKVFTDTQIYEYTILPGFVTDFRSGGPIVDIFIQQFGTNLMQAAYICHDIAYTPMYTENGERSHQIPKPFADALLEQMLIFANVKKWKAKLIFIALKLFGKKSYMIDNDYSVDNSRKYSLKVLEKTR from the coding sequence ATGAAACTGGAAAACATTGAAATAGAGAATCCACCTATTCTCGTAACGATTGCCGGCGACCGTTATTTCCGTATGGAAAAGAAGCTGGTTATCAAAGTATTCACGGACACCCAGATATACGAATACACGATACTTCCTGGCTTTGTAACGGACTTTAGATCGGGTGGTCCCATCGTTGATATTTTTATTCAACAATTCGGAACCAACCTAATGCAAGCGGCCTATATTTGCCACGATATTGCTTATACACCCATGTACACAGAAAATGGTGAGCGCAGCCACCAAATCCCAAAGCCCTTTGCCGATGCACTTCTTGAGCAAATGCTCATTTTTGCCAACGTTAAAAAATGGAAGGCCAAACTCATTTTCATCGCGCTAAAACTTTTCGGCAAAAAATCCTACATGATAGACAACGATTACTCCGTTGACAATTCGCGAAAGTATTCATTAAAGGTCTTAGAAAAAACGAGATAA